The proteins below are encoded in one region of Amycolatopsis acidiphila:
- a CDS encoding YHS domain-containing protein, whose protein sequence is MAKKLPLKQRYAALTRDVHWDPSYVAAEKVFPHTTFEGIKIHDWSKWEDPFRLTVDAYHKYQAEKDKRLYAVLDGFAQSQGHLTLSDGRYLNAMKLFLQGVTPLEYASHRLFADLSRNFNGPGPRFAALCQSIDELRHTQTEIHTLSNYNKYYPGFHNWREMHDRVWYLSVPKSFFDDALAAGPFESLIAISFSFEYLLTNLLFVPFMSAASFNGDMPSMTFGFSAQSDESRHMTLGLESIKFLLEQDEGNVPIIQDWIDKWFWRGYRVTALVAAMLDYMLPRKVMSWKEAFELYFEEQMLNGLFPDLAYYGIRPPRHVEQAIAEKDLVSHQVYWTLYQFGFAAAFTTTVPEPSEMEWLAQQYPDSFDKHYRPLWNKAKRIQDGGDRFFFQGLPELCQVCQIPMTFTEPGDPTRIAQRASVFDGERYNLCSDGCQWIFDREPEKYRQAWLPVHQIYQGNCGGPSVPEVLEWYGITDGDNGEYLGSVEHRHWQQWHAQQAEQTAPMGS, encoded by the coding sequence ATGGCCAAGAAACTTCCGCTCAAGCAGCGTTATGCGGCCCTGACCCGGGACGTGCACTGGGACCCGTCCTATGTGGCCGCCGAGAAGGTGTTCCCGCACACCACGTTCGAGGGCATCAAGATCCACGACTGGTCGAAGTGGGAAGACCCGTTCCGGCTCACCGTGGACGCCTATCACAAGTACCAGGCGGAGAAGGACAAGCGGCTCTACGCCGTGCTGGACGGGTTCGCCCAGTCGCAGGGACACCTCACCCTCTCGGACGGGCGCTACCTCAACGCGATGAAGTTGTTCCTGCAGGGCGTGACGCCGCTGGAGTACGCGTCCCACCGGCTGTTCGCGGACCTGTCGCGGAACTTCAACGGGCCCGGACCGCGGTTCGCCGCGCTCTGCCAGTCGATCGACGAGTTGCGACACACCCAGACCGAGATCCACACGCTGTCCAACTACAACAAGTACTACCCGGGTTTCCACAACTGGCGCGAGATGCACGACCGGGTGTGGTACCTGTCGGTGCCGAAGTCGTTCTTCGACGACGCGCTGGCGGCGGGCCCGTTCGAGTCTCTCATCGCGATCTCGTTCAGCTTCGAGTACCTGCTCACCAATCTGCTGTTCGTGCCGTTCATGTCGGCGGCCAGTTTCAACGGTGACATGCCGTCGATGACGTTCGGGTTCTCCGCGCAGAGCGACGAGAGCCGGCACATGACCCTCGGACTGGAGTCCATCAAGTTCCTGCTGGAGCAGGACGAGGGCAACGTGCCGATCATCCAGGACTGGATCGACAAGTGGTTCTGGCGTGGCTACCGGGTCACCGCGCTGGTCGCGGCGATGCTGGACTACATGCTGCCGCGCAAGGTGATGAGCTGGAAGGAGGCCTTCGAGCTGTACTTCGAGGAGCAGATGCTGAACGGGCTATTCCCCGACCTGGCCTATTACGGCATCCGCCCGCCGCGGCACGTCGAGCAGGCCATCGCCGAGAAGGACCTCGTGTCCCACCAGGTGTACTGGACGCTGTACCAGTTCGGCTTCGCCGCAGCGTTCACCACCACCGTGCCCGAGCCGTCGGAGATGGAGTGGCTGGCCCAGCAGTACCCGGACAGCTTCGACAAGCACTATCGTCCACTGTGGAACAAGGCCAAGCGAATCCAGGACGGCGGCGACCGGTTCTTCTTCCAGGGACTGCCCGAGCTGTGCCAGGTGTGCCAGATCCCGATGACCTTCACCGAACCCGGTGACCCGACCCGGATCGCGCAGCGCGCCAGCGTGTTCGACGGTGAGCGGTACAACCTCTGCTCCGACGGCTGCCAATGGATCTTCGACCGGGAACCGGAGAAGTACCGGCAGGCATGGCTGCCGGTACACCAGATCTACCAGGGCAACTGCGGTGGTCCCTCGGTGCCGGAAGTCCTGGAGTGGTACGGCATCACCGACGGCGACAACGGCGAGTACCTCGGCTCGGTCGAGCACCGCCACTGGCAGCAGTGGCACGCGCAGCAAGCCGAGCAGACCGCGCCGATGGGGAGCTGA
- a CDS encoding MmoB/DmpM family protein, with protein sequence MTTAGTRTVGVDLQESSEDNRRIIEAIERDNPDCRIKHFPGLIKIQVPGRLVVRRETVEELLGREWETHEFQMAIVTYYGHIQEYDDDEIVLAWDH encoded by the coding sequence ATGACCACCGCAGGGACCCGAACGGTCGGTGTCGATCTGCAGGAGAGCAGTGAGGACAACCGGCGGATCATCGAGGCGATCGAGCGGGACAATCCCGACTGCAGGATCAAGCACTTCCCGGGGTTGATCAAGATTCAGGTGCCGGGACGGCTGGTGGTGCGTCGGGAGACCGTGGAGGAGCTACTCGGCCGCGAGTGGGAGACCCACGAGTTCCAGATGGCGATCGTCACCTACTACGGCCACATCCAGGAATACGACGACGACGAGATCGTCCTCGCCTGGGACCACTAA
- a CDS encoding ferritin family protein, translating to MQYELRTQTIEPLRPTFTHLQRRFGAKPATRYQEGTIDVQAVEHFHYRPQWDAEREIYDERFSALRLVDPYSFTDPRQYYYAPYVTARSQLFDAFAKTLDYVESRGLLAKLPESWQTLAVRMLLPLRHYEGGAQLVCSAGARLAYGTSIEQCLSFAAFDRIGNAQLLSRVGLALGGGTAELLTEARARWLEAEELQPLRRYCEELLVEPDWAVATIALDLADRLIYPLAYRHLDEQALSFGAGALSLLSQHLGTWFTDHRKWLDALITAWLADPEHGTGNAEVLRSTVDTWLPLAAEAVAGLARAADTAAEVGAVDAVHEQTTELRNQLAEELSV from the coding sequence GTGCAGTACGAACTTCGCACCCAGACCATCGAGCCGCTGCGGCCGACCTTTACCCACCTGCAGCGACGGTTCGGCGCCAAGCCGGCCACCCGCTACCAGGAGGGCACCATCGACGTGCAGGCGGTGGAACACTTCCATTACCGGCCGCAGTGGGACGCCGAACGCGAGATCTACGACGAGCGGTTCTCCGCGCTGCGGCTGGTCGACCCGTACTCGTTCACCGACCCCCGCCAGTACTACTACGCGCCGTATGTCACCGCGCGCAGCCAGTTGTTCGATGCCTTCGCCAAGACGCTGGACTACGTCGAGAGCCGCGGCCTGCTGGCGAAGCTGCCGGAGTCCTGGCAGACGCTGGCGGTGCGCATGCTGCTGCCGCTACGGCACTACGAGGGCGGCGCCCAGTTGGTGTGCTCGGCCGGTGCCCGGTTGGCCTACGGTACCAGCATCGAGCAATGCCTGTCGTTCGCCGCGTTCGACCGGATCGGCAACGCGCAGCTGCTCTCTCGTGTCGGGCTGGCACTCGGCGGCGGCACCGCTGAGCTGCTCACCGAGGCACGCGCGCGGTGGCTGGAGGCCGAGGAACTGCAGCCGCTGCGACGCTACTGCGAAGAGCTGCTCGTCGAGCCCGACTGGGCGGTGGCCACCATCGCCCTGGATCTGGCCGACCGGCTGATCTACCCGCTGGCTTACCGGCATCTCGACGAGCAGGCGCTGAGCTTCGGGGCGGGCGCGCTCAGCCTGCTCAGCCAGCACCTGGGCACCTGGTTTACCGACCACCGCAAGTGGCTCGACGCGCTGATCACGGCGTGGCTGGCTGACCCGGAACACGGCACGGGCAACGCCGAGGTGCTGCGCTCCACGGTCGACACCTGGCTGCCGCTGGCGGCCGAGGCGGTGGCCGGGTTGGCCCGTGCCGCCGACACCGCGGCCGAGGTCGGCGCGGTGGATGCCGTGCATGAGCAGACCACCGAACTGCGCAACCAACTGGCCGAGGAGTTGAGCGTATGA
- a CDS encoding 2-keto-4-pentenoate hydratase: MGPARLQRWAATIDAAHRQGWLLQPITDTEPVTLTDAYTIQELLTARRTARGARPIGWKLGYTSAAMREQMGVDAPNYGPLTDQMVLADGGALSVELIQPRAEPEIAIRLHTDVRPGTTVEHVRAAIGDAYLALEIVDSVWQDYRFRLEDNTADGSSAAHVVLGPALHPGTDLGALRVVLRRNGAVAGTGHGRAVMGHPVHALTWLARELSRRGKGLRAGDVVLTGGLTAAVPVRPGDVISAAVSGYPPVTVHRRATAAPPDVPERSPSVSTREG; encoded by the coding sequence ATGGGTCCGGCCCGGTTGCAACGCTGGGCCGCGACGATCGACGCGGCCCACCGGCAAGGGTGGCTGCTGCAACCCATCACCGACACCGAACCGGTGACGTTGACCGACGCCTACACCATTCAGGAACTGCTGACGGCGCGCCGCACCGCGCGCGGTGCTCGACCCATAGGGTGGAAATTGGGCTACACCTCGGCGGCGATGCGGGAACAGATGGGCGTGGACGCCCCCAACTACGGTCCCCTGACCGACCAGATGGTCCTGGCCGACGGCGGGGCTCTCAGCGTTGAGCTGATTCAGCCTCGCGCCGAGCCGGAGATCGCGATACGCCTGCACACCGATGTGCGACCGGGGACGACAGTCGAACACGTCCGGGCCGCGATCGGCGACGCGTACCTCGCGCTGGAGATCGTCGACTCGGTCTGGCAGGACTACCGGTTTCGCCTGGAAGACAACACGGCGGACGGCTCCTCGGCGGCACACGTGGTGCTCGGTCCGGCGCTGCACCCGGGTACCGACCTGGGCGCGCTGCGGGTCGTGCTGCGCCGAAACGGTGCGGTCGCGGGCACGGGCCACGGCCGGGCGGTCATGGGGCACCCGGTCCACGCGCTAACCTGGCTCGCTCGGGAACTCTCCCGCCGCGGCAAGGGTTTGCGTGCCGGTGATGTCGTTCTCACCGGCGGGCTCACCGCCGCCGTACCGGTGCGACCCGGTGACGTGATCTCGGCCGCCGTCTCCGGCTATCCTCCGGTGACCGTGCATCGCCGCGCCACCGCCGCGCCACCTGATGTCCCCGAACGGTCACCGTCGGTGTCGACCCGGGAGGGATGA
- a CDS encoding HAD family hydrolase, which produces MLSNDLEHFYGARWVAEQRILREFYAVVDGSNTGLLKPDPHAFLLAAHQLGVAVTDPVFLGGQVWNTDAAAALGAAAIWVDITPPPLAAPWD; this is translated from the coding sequence CTGTCCAACGATCTGGAACACTTCTACGGTGCCCGGTGGGTCGCGGAGCAGCGCATCCTGAGGGAATTCTATGCCGTGGTGGACGGCTCGAACACCGGGCTGCTCAAACCCGATCCGCATGCTTTCCTGCTCGCGGCGCACCAGCTCGGGGTCGCCGTGACCGACCCGGTATTCCTTGGCGGCCAGGTATGGAACACCGACGCCGCCGCGGCGTTAGGGGCAGCGGCGATCTGGGTCGATATCACTCCGCCGCCGCTGGCCGCTCCCTGGGACTGA